The following coding sequences are from one Nicotiana tomentosiformis chromosome 3, ASM39032v3, whole genome shotgun sequence window:
- the LOC138908468 gene encoding uncharacterized protein, translating to MPGRSLGDYARPVYNQQQSSVSPPPIDANNFVQRVLQTIQNNCIFRGKPNEDPNNHLMDFDEIMNTFCYNGASHDTIYLIAFPFSLKDDAKQWLRSLPTRSIRTWEEMTTKFLEKYFSAAKTGRMRKEIHYFSQGEGEIVFEA from the coding sequence ATGCCTGGGAGATCGCTAggagattatgctagaccggtgtACAACCAACAACAGTCTAGTGTGAGTCCCCCACCCATCGATGCCAACAATTTTGTACAGAGAGTCCTCCAGACCATTCAGAACAATTGCATTTTCAGAGGCAAACCCAATGAAGATCCCAACAACCATCTGATGGACTTTGATGAAATTATGAACACATTCTGCTACAATGGAGCATCACATGATACTATCTATCTCATAGCATTCCCTTTCTCACTTaaggatgatgcaaagcagtggttGAGAAGTCTGCCCACAAGGTCAATCCGTacttgggaggagatgaccaccaagtttttggaaaaatatttCTCGGCTGCTAAGACTGGGAGGATGAGGAAAGAGATTCATTATTTCAGCCAAGGTGAAGGAGAGATAGTGTTTGAGGCATGA